The following proteins are co-located in the Verrucomicrobiota bacterium genome:
- a CDS encoding MCE family protein: MSNQRTEIKVGLFVVIGLVALVALVINFTKGVTAFRPTYTLTLETANVGGLKRNAPVLLAGVEVGKVQGYDLSPDNKSVRVALRIFSNYSIHTDAKFTIEASGFIGDQFVSIAPMKNLGPFLKDGDVVRAETPFNMQDAARTVLVTIGKVDRAVETLQGAVARVDRTVLSDESLTNASAAVVNFRRLSDQIRTLADDATTLVKKADAAVGRVDLLLVTNAAPASGAVSNLLMFSTQLNKVATELEALLTTNRMDVADAIRNFRTATAQVTNLMADLNAGKGVAGVLLKDERGAADLQRFLATLPALGSNANTVLTNLSVLATNAGTVFVSANQMFDRSGRVVDDAGVLISNLNRYGLFYGFLVKPKAAKTNAPARAAPLFIPREKSSLD; encoded by the coding sequence ATGAGCAACCAACGCACTGAAATCAAGGTCGGCCTGTTCGTCGTGATCGGCCTCGTTGCGCTCGTCGCGCTGGTGATCAACTTCACCAAGGGCGTGACCGCCTTCCGCCCGACCTACACGCTCACGCTCGAGACGGCGAACGTCGGCGGGCTCAAGCGCAACGCGCCCGTGCTGCTCGCCGGCGTCGAGGTGGGCAAGGTGCAGGGCTACGACCTGAGCCCCGACAACAAGTCCGTGCGCGTCGCGCTGCGCATCTTCTCCAACTACTCGATCCACACGGACGCCAAGTTCACCATCGAGGCGTCGGGCTTCATCGGAGACCAGTTCGTGTCCATCGCGCCGATGAAGAACCTCGGCCCCTTCCTCAAGGACGGCGACGTGGTCCGCGCCGAGACCCCCTTCAACATGCAGGACGCCGCCCGCACCGTGCTCGTGACGATCGGCAAGGTGGACCGCGCGGTCGAGACGTTGCAGGGCGCCGTCGCCCGCGTGGACCGCACGGTGCTGTCGGATGAAAGCCTGACCAACGCGAGCGCGGCCGTGGTGAACTTCCGGCGGCTGTCCGACCAGATTCGCACGCTCGCCGACGACGCCACGACGCTTGTGAAGAAAGCCGACGCTGCGGTGGGACGCGTGGACCTCCTGCTCGTCACGAACGCCGCGCCCGCCAGCGGCGCCGTCAGCAACTTGTTGATGTTCTCAACCCAACTCAATAAGGTGGCCACCGAACTTGAGGCACTGCTCACCACCAACCGCATGGACGTCGCCGACGCCATCCGCAACTTCCGCACCGCCACCGCACAAGTCACCAACCTCATGGCCGACCTCAACGCCGGCAAGGGCGTCGCGGGCGTGCTGCTCAAGGACGAGCGGGGTGCGGCGGATTTGCAGCGGTTTCTCGCCACGCTTCCCGCGCTCGGGAGCAACGCCAACACCGTCCTCACCAATCTGAGCGTCCTCGCCACCAACGCCGGCACGGTGTTCGTGAGCGCCAACCAGATGTTTGACCGCAGCGGCCGCGTGGTGGATGACGCCGGCGTGCTCATCAGCAACCTCAACCGCTACGGGCTGTTTTATGGGTTCCTCGTGAAGCCCAAGGCCGCGAAGACCAACGCGCCCGCGCGCGCGGCACCCCTGTTCATCCCGCGCGAGAAATCCAGCCTCGACTAG